A single region of the Gorilla gorilla gorilla isolate KB3781 chromosome 1, NHGRI_mGorGor1-v2.1_pri, whole genome shotgun sequence genome encodes:
- the RNF2 gene encoding E3 ubiquitin-protein ligase RING2 isoform X1, which translates to MSQAVQTNGTQPLSKTWELSLYELQRTPQEAITDGLEIVVSPRSLHSELMCPICLDMLKNTMTTKECLHRFCADCIITALRSGNKECPTCRKKLVSKRSLRPDPNFDALISKIYPSRDEYEAHQERVLARINKHNNQQALSHSIEEGLKIQAMNRLQRGKKQQIENGSGAEDNGDSSHCSNASTHSNQEAGPSNKRTKTSDDSGLELDNNNAAMAIDPVMDGASEIELVFRPHPTLMEKDDSAQTRYIKTSGNATVDHLSKYLAVRLALEELRSKGESNQMNLDTASEKQYTIYIATASGQFTVLNGSFSLELVSEKYWKVNKPMELYYAPTKEHK; encoded by the exons ATGTCTCAGGCTGTGCAGACAAACGGAActcaaccattaagcaaaacatGGGAACTCAGTTTATATGAGTTACAACGAACACCTCAG GAGGCAATAACAGATGGCTTAGAAATTGTGGTTTCACCTCGAAGTCTACACAGTGAATTAATGTGCCCAATTTGTTTGGATATGTTGAAGAACACCAtgactacaaaggagtgtttacATCGTTTTTGTGCAGACTGCATCATCACAGCCCTTAGAAGTGG CAACAAAGAATGTCCTACCTGTCGGAAAAAACTAGTTTCCAAAAGATCACTAAGGCCAGACCCAAACTTTGATGCACTCATCAGCAAAATTTATCCAAGTCGTGATGAGTATGAAGCTCATCAAGAGAGAGTATTAGCCAGGATCAACAAGCACAATAATCAGCAAGCACTCAGTCACAGCATTGAGGAAGGACTGAAGATACAGGCCATGAACAG ACTGCAGCGAGGCAAGAAACAACAGATTGAAAATGGTAGTGGAGCAGAAGATAATGGTGACAGTTCACACTGCAGTAATGCATCCACACATAGCAATCAGGAAGCAGGCCCTAGTAACAAACGGACCAAAACATCTGATGATTCTGGGCTAGAGCTTGATAATAACAATGCAGCAATGGCAATTGATCCAGTAATGGATGGTGCTAGTGAAATTGAATTAGTATTCAGGCCTCATCCCACACTTATGGAAAAAGATGACAGTGCACAGACGAG ATACATAAAGACTTCTGGTAACGCCACTGTTGATCACTTATCCAAGTATCTGGCTGTGAGGTTAGCTTTAGAAGAACTTCGAAGCAAAGGTGAATCAAACCAGATGAACCTTGATACAGCCAGTGAGAAGCAGTATACCATTTATATAGCAACAGCCAGTGGCCAGTTCACT gtATTAAATGGCTCTTTTTCTTTGGAATTGGTCAGTGAGAAATACTGGAAAGTGAACAAACCCATGGAACTTTACTACGCACCTACAAAGGAGCACAAATGA
- the RNF2 gene encoding E3 ubiquitin-protein ligase RING2 isoform X2: MCPICLDMLKNTMTTKECLHRFCADCIITALRSGNKECPTCRKKLVSKRSLRPDPNFDALISKIYPSRDEYEAHQERVLARINKHNNQQALSHSIEEGLKIQAMNRLQRGKKQQIENGSGAEDNGDSSHCSNASTHSNQEAGPSNKRTKTSDDSGLELDNNNAAMAIDPVMDGASEIELVFRPHPTLMEKDDSAQTRYIKTSGNATVDHLSKYLAVRLALEELRSKGESNQMNLDTASEKQYTIYIATASGQFTVLNGSFSLELVSEKYWKVNKPMELYYAPTKEHK, encoded by the exons ATGTGCCCAATTTGTTTGGATATGTTGAAGAACACCAtgactacaaaggagtgtttacATCGTTTTTGTGCAGACTGCATCATCACAGCCCTTAGAAGTGG CAACAAAGAATGTCCTACCTGTCGGAAAAAACTAGTTTCCAAAAGATCACTAAGGCCAGACCCAAACTTTGATGCACTCATCAGCAAAATTTATCCAAGTCGTGATGAGTATGAAGCTCATCAAGAGAGAGTATTAGCCAGGATCAACAAGCACAATAATCAGCAAGCACTCAGTCACAGCATTGAGGAAGGACTGAAGATACAGGCCATGAACAG ACTGCAGCGAGGCAAGAAACAACAGATTGAAAATGGTAGTGGAGCAGAAGATAATGGTGACAGTTCACACTGCAGTAATGCATCCACACATAGCAATCAGGAAGCAGGCCCTAGTAACAAACGGACCAAAACATCTGATGATTCTGGGCTAGAGCTTGATAATAACAATGCAGCAATGGCAATTGATCCAGTAATGGATGGTGCTAGTGAAATTGAATTAGTATTCAGGCCTCATCCCACACTTATGGAAAAAGATGACAGTGCACAGACGAG ATACATAAAGACTTCTGGTAACGCCACTGTTGATCACTTATCCAAGTATCTGGCTGTGAGGTTAGCTTTAGAAGAACTTCGAAGCAAAGGTGAATCAAACCAGATGAACCTTGATACAGCCAGTGAGAAGCAGTATACCATTTATATAGCAACAGCCAGTGGCCAGTTCACT gtATTAAATGGCTCTTTTTCTTTGGAATTGGTCAGTGAGAAATACTGGAAAGTGAACAAACCCATGGAACTTTACTACGCACCTACAAAGGAGCACAAATGA